In a genomic window of Trueperaceae bacterium:
- a CDS encoding outer membrane lipoprotein carrier protein LolA has product MHHAPEAPARRRGQRRRAHLAALALALALPLATAQELDVTTVLDNVTAAARALDDASFLLTGKLVDTDGTTITLEIEIEVVPPESLARAYIVQPDALADNEIVLDGAAVYNYTFLTNQVMIFDADDPDALGGLLPKGEDGASAEISFDLGAIFAGYDAKLVDVEAGEAGDVYVVNFTNKDQTAQILDVRARIAASDWLPRQLVFIQKDGHVLAELNAENLMLDQGLDPAEVRHLPDDAEVIDNRH; this is encoded by the coding sequence ATGCATCACGCTCCCGAAGCCCCCGCCCGCCGCCGCGGCCAGCGTCGGCGCGCCCACCTGGCCGCCCTCGCCCTCGCGCTCGCGCTGCCCCTCGCGACGGCTCAGGAACTCGACGTGACCACGGTCCTCGACAACGTGACGGCCGCGGCACGCGCGCTGGACGATGCCTCGTTCCTGCTGACGGGCAAGCTCGTCGACACCGACGGAACCACCATCACCCTGGAGATCGAGATCGAGGTCGTGCCCCCCGAGAGCCTGGCGCGCGCCTACATCGTGCAACCCGACGCGCTGGCCGACAACGAGATCGTGCTGGACGGCGCGGCCGTCTACAACTACACCTTCCTGACCAACCAGGTCATGATCTTCGACGCCGACGACCCCGACGCCCTGGGCGGACTCCTACCCAAGGGCGAGGACGGCGCCAGCGCCGAGATCTCCTTCGACCTGGGCGCCATCTTCGCCGGGTACGACGCCAAGCTGGTCGACGTCGAGGCGGGCGAAGCCGGCGACGTCTACGTCGTCAACTTCACGAACAAGGACCAGACCGCCCAGATCCTCGACGTCAGGGCGCGCATCGCGGCCTCTGACTGGCTGCCGCGGCAACTGGTGTTCATCCAGAAGGACGGTCACGTCCTGGCGGAACTGAACGCCGAGAACCTCATGCTCGACCAGGGCCTCGACCCCGCCGAGGTCCGGCACCTGCCCGACGACGCCGAGGTGATCGACAACCGGCACTGA
- a CDS encoding PEGA domain-containing protein, which translates to MKRTLSTILLLAVASTVLAQGFVVSPQAIVVNPAPSFGVQVWLDRDTSGNGTPTYQLGEEVRISVRPDESSWVYVFDVRPNGDVTQIFPNRYDSSNYVNGGETRTFPPSGARYVFNIAPPTGLSKVIAIASKTRLDTSTLARFQRESDLFAQSSIGEQGFIQSFAIVVRPVPQAEWVSDTVLYRVGGQGSSQPEPQYGTIDVRSTPARASVYLDGTFIGYTPLTYGATVGRHDVTVESDGYDTYATTVDVRAGRTASVDARLNQQRRAGTASFTSSPSGADVYVDGRYVGTTPTGQVRFEVGNYTARFELAGYDTTTVSFDVRNNQDRTVNAQLRAQSATVTVQGNIGGAMVFLDGRQVGTLPNGSGRLRISDVAPGRHELVVMAPGYATYVTTFDVGAGRDVELNVRQSRF; encoded by the coding sequence ATGAAGAGAACGCTCTCGACCATCCTGCTGCTCGCAGTAGCTTCGACCGTGCTCGCTCAAGGATTCGTGGTCAGCCCACAGGCCATCGTCGTCAACCCCGCACCCAGCTTCGGCGTGCAGGTCTGGTTGGACCGCGACACGTCGGGCAACGGGACGCCCACCTACCAGTTGGGCGAGGAAGTCAGGATCAGCGTCCGCCCCGACGAGTCGTCCTGGGTCTACGTCTTCGACGTCCGCCCGAACGGCGACGTCACCCAGATCTTCCCGAACCGCTACGACAGCTCCAACTACGTCAACGGCGGCGAGACGCGCACCTTCCCGCCCTCCGGCGCGCGCTACGTCTTCAACATCGCGCCGCCAACGGGCCTCTCGAAGGTCATCGCCATCGCCAGTAAGACCCGCCTCGACACCTCGACGTTGGCGCGTTTCCAGCGCGAGAGCGACCTGTTCGCGCAGTCCAGCATCGGCGAGCAGGGCTTCATCCAGAGCTTCGCCATCGTCGTCCGCCCGGTGCCGCAAGCGGAGTGGGTCTCCGACACTGTGCTCTACCGCGTGGGTGGGCAGGGTTCCTCGCAGCCCGAGCCGCAGTACGGGACCATCGACGTCCGCTCCACCCCGGCGCGCGCTTCCGTCTACCTCGACGGCACCTTCATCGGCTACACGCCGCTCACCTACGGCGCCACCGTCGGCCGCCACGACGTCACCGTCGAGAGCGACGGTTACGATACCTACGCCACCACCGTCGACGTGCGGGCGGGGCGCACCGCGTCGGTCGACGCGCGCCTCAACCAGCAGCGCCGAGCCGGCACGGCCTCGTTCACGAGCTCCCCGAGCGGCGCCGACGTGTACGTCGACGGCCGCTACGTGGGGACCACCCCAACGGGGCAGGTGCGCTTCGAGGTCGGCAACTACACCGCCCGCTTCGAACTGGCCGGCTACGACACCACCACCGTGAGCTTCGACGTCCGCAACAACCAGGACCGCACCGTCAACGCGCAGCTGAGGGCTCAGAGCGCCACCGTGACGGTGCAGGGGAACATTGGCGGCGCCATGGTCTTCCTCGACGGCCGCCAGGTCGGCACGCTTCCCAACGGCAGCGGGCGGCTGCGCATCAGCGACGTCGCGCCCGGCCGGCACGAGCTCGTGGTGATGGCCCCCGGTTACGCCACCTACGTCACCACGTTCGACGTCGGCGCCGGTCGCGACGTCGAGCTGAACGTCCGGCAGTCGCGCTTCTGA
- a CDS encoding NTP transferase domain-containing protein, which yields MLEGRGPLVAVVLAGGGPGDRLARAVGAPSKALVPYGARPLGEYVLAALRGSGVVDRTVLVGETHGRFAGLYDVNVPSGARLVDSLALGLGAALAQVPAADDVLLVTADVPWLTPEAVKRFVVAARAMEGADGGRAQLVYPVVERADAEAQFPGQRRTYAGLEDGHFTGGNLVLVTRGVVPALLPLIDRVFSNRKNPLALAGIVGPGTLARFLLGRARVAQLEARVSALLGAAARALPTRDACLAADVDDPRHLADKHAPPATLAGRGGPPATPADWRDPPAAPAGPTLRRDP from the coding sequence ATGCTGGAAGGCAGGGGCCCACTCGTCGCTGTCGTGCTCGCCGGCGGCGGCCCCGGCGACCGCCTGGCGCGCGCCGTCGGGGCGCCCAGCAAGGCGCTCGTGCCGTACGGCGCGAGGCCCCTCGGCGAGTACGTCCTCGCCGCCCTGCGCGGTTCGGGCGTGGTCGACCGCACGGTGCTGGTTGGGGAGACGCACGGCCGGTTCGCTGGCCTGTACGACGTGAACGTCCCCTCGGGCGCGCGCCTGGTCGACTCGCTCGCGTTGGGCCTCGGCGCCGCGCTCGCGCAGGTCCCCGCCGCCGACGACGTGCTGCTCGTGACGGCCGACGTGCCGTGGTTGACCCCGGAGGCCGTGAAGCGCTTCGTGGTGGCCGCGCGAGCCATGGAGGGCGCCGACGGTGGACGGGCGCAGCTCGTCTACCCGGTGGTCGAGCGCGCGGACGCGGAGGCGCAGTTCCCGGGGCAGCGCCGCACGTACGCCGGCCTCGAGGACGGTCACTTCACGGGCGGCAACCTCGTGCTCGTGACGCGCGGCGTGGTGCCGGCCCTCCTACCCCTCATCGACCGCGTCTTCTCGAACCGCAAGAACCCGCTCGCGCTCGCCGGCATCGTCGGCCCGGGCACCTTGGCGCGCTTCCTCCTCGGGCGGGCGCGCGTCGCGCAGCTCGAGGCGCGCGTGAGCGCCCTGCTCGGGGCGGCGGCGCGCGCCCTCCCGACGCGCGACGCCTGCCTCGCCGCCGACGTCGACGACCCGCGCCACCTCGCAGACAAGCACGCCCCGCCGGCTACCCTCGCAGGCAGGGGCGGCCCGCCGGCCACCCCCGCCGATTGGCGCGACCCGCCGGCGGCCCCCGCCGGCCCGACCCTCAGGAGGGACCCGTGA
- the tsaD gene encoding tRNA (adenosine(37)-N6)-threonylcarbamoyltransferase complex transferase subunit TsaD has translation MPRRTPPGPADAAPLVLGIDTSCDDTGVGLARGGRVLANVVRSQTALHARYGGVMPELASREHLEVIDEVLEQALGQAGVALAEVDAVAATRGPGLVGALLVGLNYGKALAWGMGVPFVPVHHLEGHLAAAGAVEPPFVALLASGGHTALFAVRAPGEVEELGRSRDDAAGEAFDKVARLLGLGYPGGALLADLAASGDDRAVTLPVPMQADTSLDFSFSGIKTAVALLLERHPDVDRADVAASFERVVVDSLVRVTTRALHRTGLRRLVVAGGVAANARLRRELSAAGIDASFPPPALATDNGAMIALAAAARLATGRVSPNPLAADAEPYLPLVGA, from the coding sequence ATGCCGCGACGGACCCCGCCCGGACCCGCCGACGCCGCCCCCCTGGTGCTGGGCATCGACACGTCGTGCGACGACACGGGCGTCGGCCTGGCGAGGGGCGGGCGGGTGCTGGCCAACGTCGTCAGGTCGCAGACGGCGCTTCACGCCCGCTACGGCGGGGTGATGCCGGAGCTCGCCAGCCGTGAGCACCTAGAGGTCATCGACGAGGTGCTCGAGCAGGCGCTGGGGCAGGCCGGCGTGGCTCTCGCCGAGGTGGACGCGGTGGCGGCCACCCGCGGTCCTGGCCTCGTCGGGGCGCTCCTCGTCGGTCTCAACTACGGCAAGGCCCTAGCCTGGGGCATGGGAGTGCCGTTCGTGCCCGTCCACCATCTCGAGGGCCACCTGGCGGCGGCGGGCGCGGTCGAGCCGCCGTTCGTGGCGCTCCTCGCCTCCGGCGGCCACACGGCCCTGTTCGCGGTCCGCGCCCCCGGCGAGGTCGAGGAGCTGGGCCGCAGCCGCGACGACGCGGCCGGCGAGGCGTTCGACAAGGTCGCGCGGCTCCTGGGCCTGGGCTACCCGGGTGGCGCGCTCCTGGCCGACCTCGCGGCGAGCGGCGACGACCGCGCCGTCACGCTCCCCGTGCCGATGCAGGCCGACACGAGCCTCGACTTCTCCTTCAGCGGCATCAAGACGGCGGTCGCGCTCCTCCTGGAGCGCCACCCCGACGTGGACCGCGCCGACGTCGCGGCGTCGTTCGAGCGGGTGGTCGTCGACTCGCTCGTGCGCGTCACCACGCGCGCCCTCCACCGCACGGGCCTGCGCCGCCTCGTCGTGGCGGGCGGCGTGGCGGCCAACGCGCGCCTGCGGCGCGAGCTCTCGGCCGCGGGCATCGACGCGAGCTTCCCGCCCCCGGCACTGGCCACCGACAACGGGGCGATGATCGCGCTCGCGGCCGCGGCGCGCCTCGCCACCGGCCGCGTGTCGCCGAACCCCCTGGCGGCAGACGCCGAGCCCTACCTGCCCCTGGTGGGCGCCTGA
- the thrB gene encoding homoserine kinase encodes MFRARVPASSANLGPGFDTLGLALDLHLQVTAVPAAEDAFTYGGRGHVAPTPHNLVHRGFKAAYAHLGLKAPGVSLDVVNPIPLARGLGSSSAALVAGAALADAMLDGRLGRRGVFAVTAALEGHPDNVGPCVYGGFTVAARDAAGEFQGAALPVPPSWRFLFGVPAFELATDGARAALPATYPRQDVVLTASRAALWVAAVALDRPELLAAAALDVMHQPYREHLVPGFGAAMSALAAAGAHAAFLSGAGPTVGAVASAATAAACRAALERFVGPAGEVLELRPATGYAVERC; translated from the coding sequence ATGTTCCGCGCGCGCGTCCCGGCCAGTAGCGCCAACCTCGGGCCGGGTTTCGACACCCTGGGCCTCGCGCTCGACCTGCACCTGCAGGTCACGGCAGTCCCCGCCGCCGAGGACGCGTTCACCTACGGCGGTCGCGGCCACGTCGCGCCCACGCCCCACAACCTCGTGCACCGCGGCTTCAAGGCCGCCTACGCCCACCTTGGCCTGAAGGCGCCGGGCGTCAGCCTCGACGTCGTCAACCCCATACCCTTGGCGCGCGGCCTCGGCTCGTCGTCGGCCGCACTGGTGGCCGGCGCGGCCCTCGCCGACGCCATGCTCGACGGGCGGTTGGGGCGGCGCGGCGTGTTCGCCGTCACTGCGGCCCTGGAGGGGCACCCCGACAACGTCGGCCCCTGCGTGTACGGCGGCTTCACGGTCGCTGCGCGCGACGCGGCGGGCGAGTTCCAGGGCGCCGCCCTGCCGGTGCCGCCGTCGTGGCGCTTCCTGTTCGGGGTGCCGGCCTTCGAGCTCGCCACGGACGGCGCCCGCGCCGCGCTGCCTGCAACCTATCCGCGTCAGGACGTCGTCCTCACGGCGTCGCGCGCCGCTTTGTGGGTGGCGGCTGTGGCGCTCGACCGCCCGGAGCTCCTCGCCGCGGCCGCGCTCGACGTGATGCACCAGCCGTACAGGGAGCACCTCGTGCCGGGCTTCGGCGCCGCCATGAGCGCCCTGGCCGCGGCGGGGGCGCACGCTGCCTTCCTGTCCGGCGCCGGGCCGACGGTGGGGGCCGTGGCCTCCGCCGCGACCGCGGCGGCTTGCCGCGCCGCCCTCGAGCGCTTCGTCGGGCCGGCCGGCGAGGTGCTCGAGCTCAGGCCGGCGACGGGTTACGCCGTCGAGCGGTGCTAA